The following are encoded in a window of Platichthys flesus chromosome 19, fPlaFle2.1, whole genome shotgun sequence genomic DNA:
- the smad2 gene encoding mothers against decapentaplegic homolog 2 — translation MSSILPFTPPVVKRLLGWKKTPASTGGAGGGIGGVGEQNGGGQEEKWCEKAVKSLVKKLKKTGQLDELEKAISTQNSNTKCVTIPSNCSDLWGLGSGHTIEQWDSAGMYGYPDHSRSLDGRLQVSHRKGLPHVIYCRLWRWPDLHSHHELRAIDTCQYAFNLKKDEVCVNPYHYQRVETPVLPPVLVPRHTEILTELPPLDDFTNSIPENTNFPAGIDPPNNYIPETPPPGYISEDGETSDQQMNQSMESGSPAEMSPSSLSPVSHGLDLQPVTYSEPAFWCSIAYYELNQRVGETFHASQPSLTVDGFTDPSNSERFCLGLLSNVNRNATVEMTRRHIGRGVRLYYIGGEVFAECLSDSAIFVQSPNCNQRYGWHPATVCKIPPGCNLKIFNNQEFAALLAQSVNQGFEAVYQLTRMCTIRMSFVKGWGAEYRRQTVTSTPCWIELHLNGPLQWLDKVLTQMGSPSVRCSSMS, via the exons ATGTCCTCCATCCTTCCCTTCACTCCCCCGGTAGTGAAACGTCTCCTGGGATGGAAGAAGACTCCAGCAAGTAccgggggagcaggaggaggaattGGGGGAGTCGGGGAGCAGAATGGAGGCGGTCAGGAGGAGAAATGGTGCGAGAAAGCCGTGAAGAGCCtagtgaagaagctgaagaagacaGGGCAGCTGGATGAGCTCGAAAAGGCCATCAGCACGCagaacagcaacacaaagtGTGTCACTATACCCAG CAATTGCTCAGATCTATGGGGGCTAGGCTCAGGCCACACGATAGAGCAGTGGGACTCTGCAGGCATGTATGGATACCCTGACCACAGCAG GTCTCTGGACGGGCGTCTTCAGGTGTCCCATCGCAAAGGCCTGCCGCACGTCATCTACTGCCGCCTCTGGAGATGGCCCGACCTTCACAGCCACCATGAGCTGAGGGCCATTGATACCTGTCAGTACGCCTTCAACCTCAAGAAGGATGAAGTGTGCGTCAATCCCTACCATTACCAGAGAGTGGAGACGCCAG TGCTGCCTCCAGTGCTGGTTCCACGACATACAGAGATTCTGACAGAGCTTCCACCTCTTGATGATTTTACAAACTCCATTCCTGAGAACACCAACTTCCCTGCTGGCATAGACCCTCCGAATAACTATATACCAG AAACTCCTCCCCCCGGCTACATCAGTGAAGATGGAGAGACCAGCGACCAGCAGATGAATCAGAGTATGGAATCAG GCTCACCAGCAGAAATGTCACCAAGCAGCCTGTCACCTGTCAGTCATGGCCTTG acctTCAGCCAGTCACCTACAGTGAACCAGCGTTCTGGTGCTCCATAGCCTACTATGAACTAAACCAGCGGGTGGGAGAGACGTTCCACGCCTCACAGCCATCTCTGACAGTCGACGGCTTCACCGACCCCTCCAACTCTGAACGTTTCTGTCTAGGGCTCCTCAGCAACGTGAACAGGAACGCAACTGTCGAAATGACAAGGAGACATATag GTCGCGGTGTGAGGTTGTATTACATCGGAGGGGAGGTGTTCGCCGAGTGCCTCAGCGACAGTGCCATTTTTGTCCAGAGTCCCAATTGTAACCAGCGGTACGGCTGGCATCCTGCCACAGTCTGCAAGATACCACCAG GCTGTAACCTGAAGATTTTTAACAACCAAGAGTTTGCTGCACTGCTGGCCCAGTCAGTCAATCAGGGATTCGAGGCGGTCTACCAGCTAACCAGGATGTGCACGATCAGAATGAGCTTCGTCAAGGGCTGGGGAGCTGAGTACAG GCGTCAGACAGTAACCAGCACCCCCTGTTGGATTGAGCTGCATCTCAACGGCCCCCTCCAGTGGTTGGATAAGGTGCTGACCCAGATGGGCTCCCCCTCAGTGCGCTGCTCCAGCATGTCATAA